GGTGTTTCGGTAGCGCTCATGATCATTTTACAGTTCATCGTACATAAAACGAAAATCGGTAAAGCAATGCGTGCTGTATCCTTTGATGCAGAAGCAGCACAGCTGATGGGGATTAACGTTGACCGTACAATTTCTGCTACCTTCGCGATCGGCTCAGCGCTTGCAGGGGCAGCGGGTGTTATTTTCGGAGTTTACTATATTAAGATTGAACCTTTAATGGGTGTCATTCCTGGGCTAAAAGCCTTTGTTGCCGCTGTTCTTGGGGGAATCGGAATTCTTCCGGGGGCGATGGTGGGAGGATTGCTGCTGGGTGTCATCGAATCGCTCGTCAGTGCGTTTGGTTACTCTTTGTGGCGCGATGGGGCAGCGTTTGTTGTCCTTATCTTGATTCTCATCTTTCTTCCTTCAGGATTGTTCGGCAAATATAAAAGAGAAAAGGTATAAGGGGGAACGAATATGGCGATTTTTAAACAAGCTAAGCTCTTTTGGACATCCATCGTTTTGTCTCTCGTTATCTTTGGCGTTATCCAGTTCATGATCACGGGTCAAATGCTGAACCTCTTTTATGTAAATACACTGATCTTTATCGCTATTAATATCATATTGGCCGTCTCGCTTCACTTGATCATCGGGATTACAGGGCAGTTTTCTATTGGACATGCAGGCTTCCTTGCCGTAGGTGCGTATGCGTCGGGAATCATCACTATGAAACTGGAGCTTCCTTTTGCAGCAGCTCTTCTCGTTGGAGGATTGGTGGCCGCATTGGCGGGCTTTATTATCGGGTTTCCAAGTCTTCGGCTAAAAGGCGATTATCTTGCCATCGCAACTCTTGGATTTGGTGAGATTGTCCGTATTGTGTTTCTGAACCTGGATTATGTAGGCGGAGCGAGCGGCATGCAGGTCAA
This genomic stretch from Fictibacillus marinisediminis harbors:
- a CDS encoding branched-chain amino acid ABC transporter permease, whose translation is MELIQQLVNGISLGSIYALIALGYTMVYGIVKLINFAHGDVFMVGAFVGFYSITVLHIPFVLSLILAMAVCAIFGVLIERIAYKPLRNATRIAALITAIGVSLLIEYGFIYVRGAQPEAYPGDVLPEHAIHIFGAKINSQSLLILGVSVALMIILQFIVHKTKIGKAMRAVSFDAEAAQLMGINVDRTISATFAIGSALAGAAGVIFGVYYIKIEPLMGVIPGLKAFVAAVLGGIGILPGAMVGGLLLGVIESLVSAFGYSLWRDGAAFVVLILILIFLPSGLFGKYKREKV